The Chitinophagaceae bacterium genome window below encodes:
- a CDS encoding T9SS type A sorting domain-containing protein, with the protein AIIVENHFIKIFPNPADDYITIQWDKSQKVSSVKIYDVKGNGVSDGGLGIGYGVSIDIKTMPKGEYIVVVYGEKGEILKAEKVIRN; encoded by the coding sequence ATGCCATTATAGTAGAAAACCATTTTATAAAAATTTTCCCAAACCCTGCCGATGATTACATTACCATTCAATGGGATAAAAGCCAAAAGGTCTCTTCCGTAAAAATATATGATGTAAAGGGAAATGGGGTATCTGATGGGGGATTGGGGATTGGATATGGGGTATCTATAGATATAAAAACCATGCCAAAGGGAGAATATATTGTGGTGGTATATGGGGAAAAAGGAGAGATTTTAAAGGCGGAAAAGGTGATTAGAAACTAA